The Pogoniulus pusillus isolate bPogPus1 chromosome 30, bPogPus1.pri, whole genome shotgun sequence genomic interval GCAGACTCCACTCCCTTTATCCTCGGAATAGTTTTCCCTCCATTTCCTCCTGCATGccactgctcctcctgcagccgctgcttcctctccacctcccatcccttccccccttcctccccgGCTGCTATGATCCCGGTGCCCATGTTCCCCCCATCCCCGTGTTCCCAGGGTGGATGctccctctgagatcatcaccCCCAGGACCAGCAGCATTCCCTGCGTCCTGACCACTGCAGCCTCTACCACCTTTATCCTTGGAGCCAGTTTTCCCTCCGTGTCCTCCTGCATCCCCTTGCCCCGCACCCCTCTGCTGCCGCCCCTTCCCGGTGCCAGTGCTCCCCCACCCCAATCTCGCCGTTCCCGGGATGAATTCTCCCTCTGGGACCCCCTCCTCCGCCTCTCCCGTTCCCTCCGTCCCCAGGACCCCCCACTCGAATGCCGCAGCCCCGCCGCTCCCCCCCGGCCCCTCCCGGCTGCGCGGTGGCGGGGGGCGGGACGCACCGCCCCGGGGCCGCGGCGAGGGGCGGGGGCCGGTACCGGGCCCGGTGGTTCGTAGCGCAAAGGGCGGGCGGTGCCTCGGCAGGGGCCCCGCAGCTGCCGGTGCCGGCGGGGGCGGTGCGGGGCCCCTCCTGCCCGGGCTGCTGGGAGTTGTGGttcggcggcggcggcggagcgcGGAGAGCGGAGCGGAACCGGGGAGGGGGGGCCCGCACCGGCGGCGGCTGCAGGTCGGTACCGCCGCGCTGCGTCGCCCCGAACCCAACCGCATCGTGCGGTGCGGtgcggggaggggaagggagagggatgcAGGGAGGGGAGCCGCGGGGGGCAGCGGGGGCTCGGCGTCGGCCGGGCGGCACGGCCGCGCCGGGTGGCAGCACGGGGGCAGGTGGCAGCAGAACGGTGGGGAAGGGCTGGCACGGGGGCTGATGGCAGCCGCCCTGGGTATGCGGTCCCCTCGGTGGCACAGCCGCGCCGGGGGCTGACAAAGGCACGCCGTGTgatggcagcccccagccccccctctCTCCCGGGTGACACAGGCGTGCAGGTGGGGGACAAAGCCACGCTGGGTGACAAAGCCACACCGGGTGATGGCAGCCACCCAGGTGACGGAGCCACGCCGGCCGATGCACCCGTGGCAGGTGACACAGGCGTGCTGGGTGGCAAAGCCACACCGGGATGTGCACCCACACCGAGCGACACAGCCACGCCAGGTGATGCAGCCACGCTGGGTGACAGCCACGCCGAGTGACACAGCCACGCCGGGAGGTGCACccatgctggggggggggcacagccacagcaggcgACGTGGCCACGCTGCGAGATGCACCCACACCGAAGTGACACGGCGGCGCCAGGTGACAGCCGTGCCGAGCGACACAGCCGTGCCAGGCGATACGGCCGCGCCGAGTGACACCGGGGGACACCGTCGCAGCGGGTGGGTGACACGGCCGCGGTGACACACCGTAGGaagccagcaccagcagctgcctggccagGCTCCAGCTCCGTAGTAGCAGCCGGTGCCCTGCCTCACCCCGGCTCCTGCATCCTGCTCCGCTCCTTGTGCCGCTCCCCAAGGCGATGCCACCTGTGCCAAGCCGAGGACGGTCCCGCCACAGGCGTCCTCATCGCCACAGAGCCTGCGGCTGGGCTGAGCAGAAGCCACCTCCTCCAGGAGACAGCGAGGCCACCACGGAGCCCCCTGGATGCAACTTTGTGCTGcatggcagcctggctgccttcATTATGTAACGgcgctgctgcctggcaccgaGCTCGCCTCCACGTCCTGCACAACTTCAGGGTGGTGTGGGATGGATgccaccctccctgcctggctccaggcGTTGCTGGCATGAGCTGATGagccttcttgtggctttcaggCCAGGGGTGCTCTGtgccactgcccagctctctgcacccaggctggaaaggtggtggtacccaccagcccagcagcaggtctcagctggcagcagtgccatgctgtgctgctgtggaaggTGGGTTTGGGCTTCAGGGCTGCTTGTGACAGTGCAGGAGTCAGCTGCTGGGGTGGATCACTGCAGGAAGCTCTGCCTTGAAGCTTCCCTGTGTAGCCCAGGGCTCCAaaggctgtggggctgcagtgccaggcaggctgcGTGTGGGCATAGGGGCTTTGACCTTGTACTGCTTGGTTTGCCCTCTTAAGTCTTCCTCTTTGggaggtgttgagagcaggcaCCACCAGGACACCAGCAGGGCTATGTGCTGTGCCATCTTCACAGGGTGGGGCGAGTAACTCTAGCTTGGGGACTCCAAAGGTGTCAGAccacacaccccccacacccccccccccagctctgcccaccctgtgcTGTTGCTTTGTCAGTTGGCTTCTGAAGGagcctggctgctgagctgaggcAGCTCCTCTGAATACAGATGGTGCCAGGGCTCTTCTTGCCTTCCCAGGCACGCTTTGGCACCGTAGAGAGGAGTGTGGCAGGATTGTGCCAACCGTGGGGAACACCCCTGGGACTGGCTCCATggcctgggctggagcagtcgGTGTGCATGGAGAGATGCcagctgggggggagggaggaaagttACCTCAAAATTCCCGGGAGGCTGAGGTGCCACGTGGATTGGCGATGCCAAGacggggcaggcaggcagtgtgCTACAAGGAAGTAGGACAGAAGGCAGTGTGGCTGTGTGGGTGTCCCTCCCAGGGGTGCAGAAgtgcccagagcctgtccccagccctgcataGAGGTCCCCAGCTGTAGAATCGGTCCTCAGCCAAAGCTCCACCAGCTGAAGCCAtcagcagggagatgcaggTTCCTtagcaggctgcagaagcttgctgaggaaggctgggaagggtttGAGGGCTTTGGGTGGCTTCCCTGGCTACCAGATCCGTCCTGCTCCTtccagccagtgctgctgctgctgctgctcccatggcagctccctgccccttacctgtctgctccttgtttcACCCTTCCCAGCTGgcgagctgcttctgctgcagctcctgtccacctgcagccctctgccctgcgaggggctgggcagcagctggcataCTTAGGAAGTGcaatctggacacagcaccagcacagatGGTCCAGATGCGAGCCCATGCCCTTCACTTCCAgtgctccagggcaggctgtgacCTCCCCAACGTGTGCTCAGCCTGAGCATCTGCCCACATGGCCTGTGGGCACTCCTGTTCAATGCTTTAAATGCCACCCATCAGCCTTGACAAAGTCTTTTTTTCGGTGCTGGCAGTGTGCCATAGGCCAGGGTACCTCTCAGGGTGCTTCTCAACCTCTGTTTCTCACCCATTCCCTTGCCTGTCCTACTCCCTGCTGCTCCAAGGTGTCTGGGGCTGGAATTAggggctgtgaggagctggagcctttcctctcttcccaagAGCTCTAATAGTGAGGTGggacagagcagcctggaggtcaTTGAaaaagggacagagtggctgctggTGGAGCAGGGCACTTGTGTCCAGCCCGGgcagggaggacaggctctgctttttGGGTTGGGTgcatgtggtgctgtggtggtgCTAGGAGCTGGTGACTTGTGAGCTGGTAACCTCCAGCTGGTGCAACCAAACAAGCCACCCTTTGATGTGCCACCATCGCTGCCcgtgccctggctgtgccctcaCCAAGGCTGGCCGAGCACTGGGCTCTCATCAGCCTGAGGGTACTGGGCAGGCTCAAAGCTGTCAGCTCAGTCTGGGGAGGGAGACTCATTTCAGAGCATTTAGATGGTGAGGATAAAGTGATGTGCTGTGAGATAGAGCTGTTAAAGTGTCTGCTCCCTGCTTCTACCAGCTGCCTTATCAGCCAGATTTCAGATCTGATAatggcagcagggaagggagggagagcaggagcgGGGACAGTCCTGGGCATCCGCAGGGCCTggctctctcccttctcttcccttctctttggaCATATGTGGAAGATgctgtggggaggggagggttaTTTTCTTAGCATGGGATGATGttgggctgctgggcaggaggggagaGCTCCTCACCCATCACCGACCCATAAGGAGAGAGTGCCCCATGCAGCCCTGGCATGTGGCCCTGGCTATGCCCTTTGCATGGAGCCCTTGTGGGCACCCCAGTGGGCAGCTGCCTTCTTCctaagggcaatgaagctggtgaagggtctggagaacagggctgatagggagcagctgagggaactgggggcatATAGTCAGaagaaagggaggctgaggggagacctcattgctctctacaacatcctgcaaggaggctggagccatgcaggagttggtcacttctccctagtaccaggtgataggagaggataTGGCCTGAAgtggtgccaggagaggtttggttggagatgaggaaatatttctttgctgcaagagtggtcagggattggaacaggctgcccagggaggtgctggagtcgccatgcctggaggtgtggccATAGCACTCTGGGACCGTGGTGGTGGAGGGTTGAAGGTTGATTCAACAATCTCAGAGGCCTTTATCCACCCAAACGATTcggtggttctatgattctaatgcctctgtgtttctttctccagagcctccctcctgccctgccttccACCATGAGGATCCTTCGGTGACACCAGTGCTGACCCACCTCGCtggcacccctgggcagcctggccaccCTCTccccccaggagctgccagctgctgccacccatgcagagctcccaggcgtgccaggcagagccacagctccacttccccatggcagcctcttctccccccGCCCCGGCGCAGCCGCACGGTGTGGGTCCCTTCGAGCAGCAGGAGGACTGAGCGCCGTacgcccacccccacccccagctgcaCCACCATGTCTGCGgagtggctgctgggctggagctggtccctGGACGGCCTCCGGGATTGCATCGCCGCCGGGATCCAATCCTTCCGGGACTGCGACGCCAGCGCCTTGGCCGCCgtcgcctgcctgctgctcctcttcctctggtaCTGCTACCACGTCGGGCGGGAGCAGCCCCGCGCCTACGCCACCGTCAACGCCCTGATGCAGAGCGCCGAGGCCAACGGCGTCCAGAACGGCTTCGCCTACTGCCACTCCGCCGAGTGCGTCCGCTGCGCCCACCACGACGGCCTCAACCAGAAGCTCTACCACAACCTGCAGGAGTACGCCAAGCGCTACTCCTGGTCTGGCATGGGCAGGATCCACAAAGGCATCCGGGAGCAGGGGCGTTACCTCAACAGCCGCCCCTCCATCCAGAAGCCGGAGGTCTTCTTCCTGCCAGACTTGCCCACCGCTCCTTACTTCTCCCGGGACGCTCAGAAACACgacgtggaggtgctggagcgcaACTTCCAGACCATCCTGTGCGAGTTTGAGACCCTCTACAAAGCTTTCTCAAACTGCAGCCTCCCGCAAGGATGGAAAATGAACAGCACGCCCAGCGGGGAGTGGTTCACCTTCTACCTGGTGAACCAGGGCATGTGCGTGCCCAGGAACTGCAGGAGATGCCCACGGACGTACCGCTTGCTCGGCAGCCTCCGCACCTGCATTGGCAACAACGTCTTTGGCAACGCCTGCATCTCGGTGCTGAGCCCGGGCACCGTCATCGCCGAGCACTACGGACCCACCAACATCCGCATCCGCTGCCACCTCGGTGAGTGCAGCCTGGCTGCGGCGGGgcgggggtgtgtgtgtggggggggggggtgtccccATGACTGTGGGCTCTGGGGACCTGCTACCAAAGAGGGTGCCCAGGATGCTGAGCTGGTCGTGGGTgcggctgctggagaggaggggagcGAGAACCAGGTGTGAGAGGGCAGAAAAGGGTttataggatggtttgggttggcagggatcttaaaagatcatctagtgccagCCTCCAGTTCTTGAGCCTTGTGCTCCCACCTTGGCAACTGGTTGCAGCCCTTGGGCCAGCTCAGGAGCCTCTCTCTGGGTCTGGGGGGGGATTTGGGGGCTCTGGTGGCAGCAACATTCTCAGGGTAGGCTCAGTCCCTCTGTGTGtccaggctcctcagctcagtgtttctccccttcctcccatcAACCTGAGTGGGTGGGATATGGAGTTGATAGCATGCTGGGGGGCTCTGAATGACCCCCCCACTCTGCAGACCCCcactctgcagagggattgttTAGACACCCCCCCCCAGTTTAATCCTGGGATTTTTGGGCACCCTGAGGTGCTGCCCCAGGGACCAATCTATCTCCCAGTgctgcccctccagcagctgccccattcctgccctctgcaaaGGTGGGCCAGATCTGGGGTGGGGGGTCCCGGGGTATCCCCTCTGgtggggctggcagccaggTGGCACTGGGGATGGGGAGAGCCCACGCGGCACAGATGGTGAGGACGCTGCCGCGGCGCAGATCGTGCCGGGGGTGGCACCGCACGGGCCCTGCTGGCAAACCCCAAACacgctcctgcagccagctcctcctgggtAAACACTGGTGGTGACTGcctgctggcttctg includes:
- the ASPHD2 gene encoding aspartate beta-hydroxylase domain-containing protein 2, giving the protein MSAEWLLGWSWSLDGLRDCIAAGIQSFRDCDASALAAVACLLLLFLWYCYHVGREQPRAYATVNALMQSAEANGVQNGFAYCHSAECVRCAHHDGLNQKLYHNLQEYAKRYSWSGMGRIHKGIREQGRYLNSRPSIQKPEVFFLPDLPTAPYFSRDAQKHDVEVLERNFQTILCEFETLYKAFSNCSLPQGWKMNSTPSGEWFTFYLVNQGMCVPRNCRRCPRTYRLLGSLRTCIGNNVFGNACISVLSPGTVIAEHYGPTNIRIRCHLGLKTPSNCELVVGGEPQCWAEGRCLLFDDSFLHTAFHEGPPEEGPRVVFMVDLWHPNVAAAERQALDFIFAPGR